A single window of Chitinophaga sp. XS-30 DNA harbors:
- a CDS encoding transglutaminase domain-containing protein gives MLLLLATIVAAQDKKSPARFGRVSAEDFKQTRTDLDTGASAIIMADIGSSAFDVGNEWFIQVYKRYRRIKILNKNAYDMADVEIELYREGSKEEMLQNVKAVTYNLENGKVVETKLDSKGVFTEKLDKNHIRKKFTLPNVKEGSIIEISYTVNSEFPYHLRPWAFQGQHPVLWSEYEVELPEYYEYIFISQGYNDFFIKDSENSRKTYNLRVPSQTGYGGSAVNTESVSLSPGITRHRWVMKDVAPLKPENYITTLGNHISYIEFQLATVRYPNSVAQPVMSTWPKFMDMLLKDEEYAGTLDKHNGFLTRTVEELTDGVTSLREKAQRIYYFVRDNYTCTDLSALYAKQSIKTTFTKKSGNVAEINLMLVAMLRAAGLHADPVLLSTRSHGKVYPMYPIASRFNYTVATVKIDRQDYPMDATRPYLGFGKLHVDCYNGHARLVSPEALALTFEPDSLKEMEVTGIFLGPDENGMLKGHFQQQATYFNSYSLREKVREKGEENYFKEVEKDFRSNIKLKNGKIDSLTSFSNPAVVDYDFVLDPEEENGMIYLSPMFCEAVRTNPFKSANRRYPVEMPYVPDINYTLSFQLPPGYTVEDMPKSTIVKYNDGEGIFQYLVGQQGDMLQMRSRLKLSRATYSPEEYESLRNFYEIVVKKHAEQIVLKKKS, from the coding sequence GTGCTTCTCCTGTTAGCCACCATCGTTGCTGCCCAGGATAAAAAAAGCCCGGCCCGCTTTGGCAGAGTTTCCGCTGAGGATTTCAAACAGACCCGGACCGATCTGGATACCGGAGCCAGCGCTATTATTATGGCCGATATCGGTTCTTCCGCCTTTGATGTTGGAAATGAATGGTTCATCCAGGTGTACAAACGCTACCGGAGGATCAAGATTCTCAACAAGAACGCCTACGATATGGCGGATGTGGAAATAGAGCTGTACCGCGAAGGCAGCAAGGAAGAAATGCTGCAGAACGTTAAAGCCGTTACCTACAACCTGGAAAACGGTAAAGTGGTGGAAACGAAACTGGATAGTAAGGGCGTGTTCACCGAGAAGCTGGACAAGAACCACATCCGCAAGAAATTCACCCTGCCGAACGTAAAGGAAGGATCTATCATAGAAATATCCTATACGGTCAACTCGGAATTTCCCTACCACCTCCGCCCATGGGCTTTCCAGGGCCAGCACCCGGTGTTGTGGAGCGAATATGAAGTGGAATTGCCGGAATACTACGAATATATCTTCATCAGCCAGGGGTATAACGACTTTTTCATCAAAGACAGCGAGAACTCCCGCAAAACCTACAACCTGCGGGTGCCCTCCCAAACGGGATATGGCGGTTCCGCCGTCAATACGGAAAGTGTATCCCTCTCCCCGGGCATCACACGCCACCGCTGGGTGATGAAGGATGTGGCTCCCCTCAAGCCGGAAAACTATATCACCACCCTGGGCAACCATATCAGCTATATCGAATTTCAGCTGGCTACCGTGCGATACCCCAATTCTGTGGCGCAACCGGTCATGAGTACCTGGCCGAAATTCATGGACATGCTGCTGAAAGATGAGGAATATGCCGGTACGCTGGACAAACACAACGGTTTCCTGACGCGTACGGTGGAGGAACTGACGGACGGGGTGACGAGTCTGCGGGAAAAAGCCCAACGCATCTATTACTTCGTCAGGGATAACTATACCTGCACGGACCTCTCGGCCCTCTACGCCAAACAGTCCATCAAAACTACCTTCACCAAAAAAAGCGGCAACGTGGCGGAGATCAACCTTATGCTGGTGGCCATGTTAAGGGCGGCGGGCCTGCATGCGGACCCGGTGCTGCTGAGCACCCGCAGCCACGGAAAGGTCTATCCCATGTATCCCATCGCTTCCCGTTTCAATTATACCGTGGCTACCGTGAAGATAGACCGGCAGGATTATCCCATGGATGCTACCCGGCCTTACCTCGGCTTCGGGAAACTGCATGTGGACTGCTACAACGGGCACGCCCGGCTCGTCAGCCCGGAAGCCCTGGCGCTCACCTTTGAACCGGATTCCCTGAAAGAAATGGAAGTGACGGGCATCTTTCTCGGTCCTGATGAAAATGGCATGCTGAAAGGGCATTTCCAGCAACAGGCGACTTATTTCAACTCTTACAGCCTCCGGGAAAAAGTGCGGGAGAAAGGAGAGGAGAACTACTTCAAGGAAGTGGAAAAGGATTTTCGCTCCAACATCAAACTGAAGAACGGGAAAATAGACAGCCTCACCAGTTTCAGTAACCCGGCTGTTGTGGATTACGATTTTGTGCTGGACCCGGAGGAGGAGAATGGCATGATCTATCTCTCGCCCATGTTCTGCGAAGCGGTGCGCACCAATCCCTTTAAATCGGCCAACAGAAGGTACCCCGTGGAAATGCCCTACGTTCCGGATATCAATTATACCCTGAGTTTCCAGCTGCCGCCGGGTTATACGGTGGAAGACATGCCAAAATCCACCATCGTGAAGTACAACGATGGGGAAGGCATTTTCCAGTACCTCGTAGGGCAGCAGGGCGACATGTTACAGATGCGCTCCCGCCTGAAGCTCAGCCGCGCCACCTACAGCCCGGAAGAATACGAAAGCCTCCGCAATTTTTACGAGATCGTTGTGAAAAAACATGCGGAACAAATCGTTTTAAAGAAGAAGTCATGA
- the queG gene encoding tRNA epoxyqueuosine(34) reductase QueG, which translates to MQLLDKNTRLVKEKARALGFDHCGIAKAEQLTDDAYRLEQWLKQGMHGSMHYMENYFDKRIDPRLLVDGAQSVITLLLNYYPSEQQAPEAPKVAKYAYGEDYHEVIRARLNEYLFQLREAFGDIQGRGFVDSAPVLERAWAQRSGLGWIGKNGNLIHKQAGSFFFIATLIVDIPLVYDSVAGDYCGSCTKCLDACPTGALVSPTVVDGSRCISYYTIELKEALIPDSMEGQFDNWMFGCDVCQDVCPWNRFSRANSQKEFAPIPEILNFSTSQWEEMTEEEFRRIFRKSPLKRSKYAGIRRNLKFLGK; encoded by the coding sequence ATGCAGTTACTGGATAAAAATACCCGGCTGGTAAAGGAAAAAGCCCGGGCATTGGGCTTTGACCATTGCGGCATTGCGAAGGCGGAGCAGTTGACAGACGATGCTTACCGGCTGGAGCAGTGGCTGAAGCAGGGTATGCACGGGAGCATGCATTACATGGAGAATTATTTTGACAAACGTATTGATCCCCGCCTGCTGGTGGATGGAGCGCAAAGCGTTATCACCCTGTTGCTAAATTATTATCCTTCCGAACAGCAGGCCCCCGAAGCCCCTAAAGTGGCGAAATACGCGTATGGGGAGGATTATCATGAGGTGATCCGTGCCAGGTTGAATGAGTATTTATTTCAGCTGCGGGAGGCCTTCGGGGATATTCAGGGGCGGGGGTTCGTGGATTCCGCTCCCGTGCTGGAGCGGGCCTGGGCGCAACGCAGCGGGCTGGGGTGGATCGGGAAGAACGGGAACCTGATCCATAAACAGGCCGGGTCGTTCTTTTTCATTGCCACACTGATCGTGGATATTCCGCTGGTGTACGATTCCGTTGCGGGGGACTATTGCGGGAGCTGCACGAAGTGCCTGGACGCCTGCCCTACCGGGGCGCTGGTGTCCCCGACGGTGGTGGACGGGAGCCGGTGTATCTCCTATTATACGATAGAATTGAAGGAAGCGCTGATCCCCGATTCGATGGAAGGGCAGTTCGACAACTGGATGTTCGGCTGTGATGTGTGCCAGGATGTATGCCCCTGGAACCGGTTTTCGCGGGCAAACAGCCAGAAAGAGTTTGCGCCGATACCGGAGATCCTGAATTTTTCGACATCGCAGTGGGAGGAGATGACGGAGGAGGAATTCCGGCGGATATTCCGGAAATCGCCGTTGAAGCGGAGCAAGTATGCGGGGATACGGCGGAATCTGAAGTTTTTGGGAAAGTGA
- a CDS encoding helix-turn-helix domain-containing protein produces METQFGIRVKELREAKGLLQRQVAALLEIDTPLYSKIERGERIAKKEVAVNLASILKVDEKELLTLWLADQVYDVVKDEKQAGDALKTVSQKLKNRS; encoded by the coding sequence ATGGAAACTCAATTTGGTATTCGGGTAAAAGAACTTCGTGAAGCAAAAGGGTTATTGCAACGTCAAGTAGCTGCGCTACTTGAGATAGATACTCCATTGTATAGTAAAATTGAAAGAGGGGAACGGATCGCTAAAAAGGAAGTAGCTGTTAATCTTGCTTCTATTCTAAAGGTTGACGAAAAGGAGCTATTGACTCTTTGGTTGGCTGATCAGGTATATGATGTCGTTAAAGATGAGAAACAGGCAGGAGATGCACTAAAAACAGTGTCGCAAAAATTAAAAAATAGGAGTTAA
- a CDS encoding restriction endonuclease subunit S, with amino-acid sequence MSEQKEKYDLPEGWKRVKLKDISLRIHYGYTASAVKEDTGIRFLRITDIQDSKVNWQKVPFCTIQSSNIDKFLLKEGDIVFARTGATVGKSFLIPQNIPKSVFASYLIRIELSQLINPTYVYYFFQTADYWRQVGIKAVGIGQPNVNATSLSNIDFPLCPQDEQIRIVSKLEELLSSLDKSKEQLETAIMQIKYYGQLLMEDIFSKNNSGKLEKLGKLLKFIGSGVTPKGGKGVYTHTGVIFLRSQNVYPNKLELDNVAYISKELHEKMNRTHVVQHDVLLNITGASIGRCAFVPSNFKEANVNQHVCILRPIEGKLFYKYLSTYLNSPVAQKAIMEAQTGATRQGLNYSQIKNLEILLPSIETQEVMITTYEERKSICDKTEHILLQNIIQIDTLKQTILKRAFEGTLIEQNTFDESALNIIEKIELEKMKILADEKTTKNNLPKDIQMDEKVKNILEVLQDHAQPIPAKQLWQLSDRKGDIDAFYAELKSLIESGKVIEMPRVGKDSFLRLSE; translated from the coding sequence ATGAGCGAGCAAAAAGAAAAATATGATTTACCTGAAGGTTGGAAGCGAGTAAAACTTAAGGACATTTCTTTAAGGATACATTATGGATATACAGCAAGTGCCGTTAAAGAAGATACAGGTATCAGGTTTTTAAGGATAACTGATATACAAGATAGTAAAGTGAATTGGCAAAAAGTACCATTCTGCACAATACAATCTTCAAATATTGATAAGTTTCTACTTAAAGAGGGAGATATTGTATTTGCTCGAACTGGAGCCACAGTTGGGAAAAGCTTTCTGATTCCCCAAAATATACCTAAATCGGTATTTGCCTCTTACTTGATTCGGATTGAATTGTCACAGCTAATCAACCCTACCTACGTATACTACTTTTTTCAAACTGCTGATTATTGGAGACAGGTTGGTATAAAAGCTGTTGGCATTGGACAACCGAATGTAAATGCTACTTCACTATCCAATATAGATTTTCCGTTGTGTCCACAAGACGAACAAATAAGAATTGTTTCAAAACTTGAAGAACTGCTAAGTAGCCTTGATAAAAGTAAGGAACAATTAGAAACTGCTATAATGCAAATAAAGTATTATGGCCAACTATTAATGGAAGATATATTCTCAAAAAACAATTCAGGAAAACTAGAAAAACTTGGAAAGTTACTAAAATTTATTGGAAGTGGAGTTACTCCTAAAGGTGGGAAAGGAGTTTATACACATACAGGCGTAATTTTTCTCAGGAGTCAGAATGTCTACCCTAATAAACTAGAGTTAGATAATGTTGCCTACATAAGTAAAGAACTACATGAAAAAATGAATCGAACTCATGTTGTTCAACATGATGTGCTCCTAAATATTACTGGCGCATCTATTGGTAGATGTGCGTTTGTTCCCTCAAATTTTAAAGAAGCAAATGTTAACCAGCATGTGTGTATTTTGAGACCAATTGAAGGGAAACTATTCTACAAATATTTATCAACGTATCTCAATTCTCCGGTCGCTCAAAAAGCTATTATGGAAGCCCAAACGGGAGCTACTAGGCAAGGTCTTAATTATTCACAAATTAAAAATTTGGAAATTTTACTGCCTAGCATAGAAACGCAAGAAGTGATGATAACAACCTATGAAGAAAGAAAATCCATTTGTGACAAAACCGAGCATATTTTATTACAAAACATTATCCAAATCGACACATTAAAGCAAACTATTCTAAAAAGGGCTTTTGAAGGAACTTTAATTGAGCAAAATACTTTTGATGAATCAGCTTTGAATATTATAGAAAAAATAGAACTCGAGAAGATGAAAATTTTAGCTGACGAGAAAACTACAAAAAATAATTTACCTAAAGACATACAGATGGACGAAAAAGTAAAAAATATACTTGAGGTATTACAAGATCATGCCCAACCTATACCTGCAAAGCAGCTTTGGCAACTATCTGATAGAAAAGGAGATATTGATGCTTTTTATGCAGAATTGAAAAGTCTCATTGAGTCAGGTAAAGTTATAGAAATGCCAAGAGTCGGAAAGGATTCATTTTTAAGACTATCTGAATAA
- a CDS encoding AAA family ATPase, translated as MRIDSVYIKEYKNLKDFSIDLDEREMKTVLLGQNATGKSNFLEALILIFKYLDLSTETKRDAPIFDYKIAYKIKGHSIEISCVSKAYTIAVNGEAPTLKSFFSSQGKSEYQPKYVFTYYSGLSNKLKELFWDHQKKFYDKIISDSFREDELDSLRKLFYVQLVHSYFVLLAYFTHEEKDTITFLKEVLHIEDIESILFVLKMPGWAKNRIKSNPDDIFWTAKGLVRPFLEKLWELSLAPIYHTKDVQVDFDDYDQQEQLYLFLKGKDKLKELANTYTNNTALFKALESTYISKLISEVRIKVKKRNVDGSITFKELSEGEQQLLTVLGLLKFTKDEDSLILLDEPDTHLNPIWKWRYLEFLDKVVDRPATTQIILNTHDPLVIGNLTKQEVRIFQTTSEGKIVALEAETDPRGLGVEGILTSELFGLPTTIDEFTQQKLDERNKLLVKQQEGKLSTKEQSRLRSLYEELEALGFGNTFRDPLYQRFIVAYRNRVKDHGKSSFTREELERQNVLAMEILEELSKEEEK; from the coding sequence ATGAGAATAGATAGCGTCTACATCAAGGAATACAAAAACCTTAAGGACTTCTCCATTGATCTTGACGAAAGGGAAATGAAGACTGTTCTGCTTGGACAAAATGCTACAGGGAAATCTAATTTCCTGGAAGCATTAATACTTATATTTAAATATCTCGACTTAAGTACAGAAACGAAGCGAGACGCTCCAATCTTTGATTATAAGATTGCTTATAAGATAAAAGGGCATAGCATTGAAATTAGTTGTGTTAGTAAAGCATATACCATTGCTGTTAATGGCGAAGCACCAACGTTGAAGTCATTTTTTTCTTCACAAGGAAAATCGGAATATCAACCAAAATATGTTTTTACCTATTACTCAGGGTTAAGTAATAAACTTAAGGAGCTATTTTGGGATCATCAAAAAAAATTCTATGATAAAATTATTAGTGATAGTTTTAGAGAAGATGAATTAGATTCCTTGAGGAAACTATTCTATGTTCAACTTGTTCATTCGTATTTTGTTCTGTTGGCATACTTCACTCATGAAGAAAAAGATACTATAACCTTTCTTAAAGAAGTTTTACATATTGAAGATATAGAATCAATACTTTTTGTTTTAAAAATGCCCGGATGGGCTAAGAATAGAATTAAAAGTAATCCTGATGATATTTTCTGGACAGCAAAAGGATTGGTAAGGCCATTTCTTGAAAAGCTATGGGAGCTTTCTTTGGCGCCCATATATCACACCAAGGACGTGCAGGTAGACTTCGATGATTATGATCAGCAGGAACAATTATATCTTTTTCTAAAAGGCAAAGACAAACTAAAAGAGCTTGCCAATACATACACCAATAACACAGCGTTGTTTAAGGCCTTGGAAAGCACCTACATTTCAAAGCTGATTTCTGAAGTACGGATTAAAGTTAAAAAGAGGAACGTAGATGGCAGTATTACATTTAAGGAGTTAAGTGAAGGGGAACAGCAATTACTCACGGTCTTGGGTCTATTAAAATTTACAAAAGATGAAGATTCCCTTATTTTACTGGATGAACCCGACACGCACTTAAACCCTATCTGGAAATGGAGATACTTAGAGTTTCTGGATAAGGTGGTAGATCGACCGGCAACTACACAAATTATACTTAATACACATGATCCTTTAGTAATCGGTAATCTCACTAAACAGGAAGTTCGGATATTCCAGACTACCTCAGAAGGCAAAATCGTAGCGCTGGAGGCCGAGACCGACCCCCGAGGACTAGGTGTTGAAGGAATACTTACAAGTGAATTATTCGGACTGCCTACTACTATCGATGAGTTTACGCAACAGAAATTGGATGAGAGAAACAAACTATTGGTAAAGCAGCAAGAAGGAAAACTTTCAACCAAAGAACAAAGTAGGTTGAGAAGTCTGTACGAAGAGTTAGAGGCTCTTGGATTTGGCAATACTTTCAGAGATCCCTTATACCAAAGATTTATTGTTGCGTATAGAAATCGAGTTAAGGATCACGGAAAAAGCAGTTTTACAAGGGAAGAACTGGAAAGACAAAACGTCTTAGCTATGGAAATACTTGAAGAACTCTCAAAAGAAGAAGAAAAATGA
- a CDS encoding class I SAM-dependent DNA methyltransferase, whose protein sequence is MATNNIAQKIWSYCDTLRDDGLGYNDYLEQLTYLLFLKMADENKEKYSLPDVCNWKKLVNNSGGTLLEQYEQILKSLADSGGMLEKIFASAQNKIHDSVKLKRLLQLIDEDNWSTTGTDIKGEIYETLLQKNAENSGAGQYFTPRPVIQAMVECLNPLPGETIADPSCGTGGFFLGSLNHIRENNKLTDKAKKFLKFDTFHGWEIEKATARLCLMNLYLHGIGDLKKTPDIQVSDSLNPMKIGKEVPQVTIVLANPPFGRSSSDIPTIDENQSKKEGYFLREDFWVTTSNKQLAFLQHIVSMLEENGRAAVVLPDNVLFEGGAGETIRKKILEELNLHTILRLPTGIFYAQGVKSNVLFFEKKKPAKAKGTKEIWFYDYRTNIHHTPKTNPITFADLKDFVQCYNVYDKNKRKETWAKDNQQGRWKKFTYNEILERDKTNLDIFWLKDDNLIELDNLPDSEVLIDDIIENIESALANFKTIRDTISE, encoded by the coding sequence ATGGCAACAAATAATATAGCACAAAAAATTTGGTCGTATTGCGACACCTTAAGAGATGACGGCTTGGGATATAACGACTATCTGGAACAGTTAACATACTTGCTGTTTCTAAAAATGGCTGACGAGAATAAAGAAAAATATAGTTTGCCAGATGTATGTAACTGGAAAAAGCTAGTAAATAATTCCGGCGGCACCCTCTTAGAACAATATGAGCAGATATTAAAGTCCCTGGCTGATTCCGGCGGTATGCTTGAGAAGATATTTGCAAGTGCACAAAATAAAATTCATGATTCTGTAAAGCTGAAAAGGCTTCTTCAGCTTATTGATGAAGATAACTGGTCAACTACTGGCACCGATATTAAAGGAGAGATTTACGAAACTCTATTACAAAAGAACGCGGAGAATAGTGGTGCGGGCCAATATTTCACCCCGAGGCCGGTCATACAAGCTATGGTAGAATGTTTGAATCCTCTACCTGGTGAAACAATCGCAGATCCCTCTTGCGGAACGGGTGGTTTTTTCCTAGGATCGTTGAATCATATTCGTGAGAATAATAAGCTTACCGACAAGGCAAAAAAATTTCTGAAGTTCGATACTTTCCATGGATGGGAAATTGAAAAGGCTACAGCGAGACTTTGCCTGATGAACTTATATTTACATGGCATTGGCGATTTGAAGAAAACACCAGATATACAGGTTTCAGATAGTCTTAACCCAATGAAAATCGGAAAGGAGGTACCCCAAGTAACGATTGTTCTTGCAAACCCACCGTTCGGGAGAAGCAGCAGCGACATTCCAACAATCGATGAAAACCAATCAAAAAAAGAGGGCTATTTTCTTCGGGAGGATTTCTGGGTCACTACGAGCAATAAACAACTGGCATTCCTGCAACACATTGTTTCAATGTTAGAGGAAAATGGCAGGGCTGCCGTGGTTTTACCTGACAATGTTCTATTTGAAGGCGGTGCTGGTGAAACGATTCGTAAAAAGATATTGGAAGAATTAAACTTGCATACGATTTTAAGGCTTCCTACCGGCATATTTTATGCGCAAGGGGTAAAATCCAATGTATTATTCTTTGAAAAGAAAAAGCCAGCTAAGGCAAAGGGAACAAAAGAAATTTGGTTTTATGACTATCGCACCAACATACATCATACCCCCAAAACCAACCCAATCACTTTTGCAGATTTAAAGGACTTTGTTCAGTGCTATAATGTATACGATAAGAATAAGCGTAAAGAAACATGGGCAAAAGACAATCAACAAGGTCGCTGGAAAAAGTTTACATACAATGAAATTCTTGAACGAGATAAAACTAACCTAGATATTTTTTGGCTAAAAGATGATAACCTGATTGAACTTGATAACCTCCCCGATTCGGAGGTACTCATTGACGATATTATTGAGAATATAGAAAGTGCCCTTGCAAATTTCAAAACAATAAGAGACACGATATCAGAATAA
- a CDS encoding YegP family protein: MGKFIISTRSNGEFQFVLKADNGETILVSEGYTAKANCHNGVAAVKANSTDEGKYEKKVSANGKHYFTLKASNGQVIGTSEMYETPQAGTME; this comes from the coding sequence ATGGGAAAATTTATTATTTCTACGCGCAGTAATGGCGAATTCCAGTTTGTTCTAAAAGCGGATAACGGCGAAACTATCCTGGTCAGCGAAGGCTATACCGCCAAAGCAAACTGTCACAATGGAGTTGCTGCAGTAAAAGCAAATTCCACTGATGAAGGGAAATACGAAAAGAAGGTTTCTGCCAATGGCAAGCATTATTTCACGCTCAAGGCTTCCAATGGTCAGGTGATCGGTACCAGTGAAATGTACGAGACCCCGCAGGCAGGGACAATGGAATAA
- a CDS encoding SymE family type I addiction module toxin, which produces MENNKTKRLITISRKVENRDGRLAAIPFLRITGKWFEKAGFCIGDIVEIDVENGRLVVKRTKNSWRVEKRAVVEKYMVDEVGERIA; this is translated from the coding sequence ATGGAAAACAATAAAACGAAACGGCTTATCACAATTTCACGTAAAGTTGAAAACCGGGACGGCAGGCTTGCGGCCATTCCTTTTTTGCGGATAACTGGCAAATGGTTTGAGAAAGCGGGGTTTTGCATAGGGGATATCGTGGAGATAGATGTAGAAAACGGGCGCCTTGTAGTGAAAAGAACAAAGAACTCCTGGCGGGTAGAAAAAAGGGCAGTGGTGGAAAAATATATGGTAGATGAAGTGGGGGAGCGCATCGCGTAA
- a CDS encoding helix-turn-helix domain-containing protein gives MTFGHRLSQIRKGKDIRQEELANIVGTSKHMISRYERDAISPSIDMAAKIAKALNTSLDSLVFGIDLLNDTRPLTTKLQEIETLPAEDITHILAVIEAFITKNRLQQILK, from the coding sequence ATGACATTCGGACACCGGCTCTCCCAGATCAGAAAAGGAAAGGATATCAGGCAGGAAGAACTGGCCAACATAGTTGGTACAAGCAAACACATGATCAGCCGCTACGAACGCGACGCCATCAGCCCCTCCATAGACATGGCCGCGAAGATCGCCAAAGCCCTCAACACCTCGCTCGACAGCCTCGTATTCGGCATAGACCTCCTCAACGATACCCGCCCCCTCACCACCAAACTCCAGGAAATAGAAACACTCCCGGCTGAAGACATTACCCACATCCTCGCAGTTATAGAAGCATTCATCACAAAAAATCGATTGCAACAAATTCTGAAATAA
- a CDS encoding lipocalin family protein — translation MFFIIYAALVPAAPVCAQEKSDKTFKALICKEWKLKFYEEDGEKFPPAPDQSGDRMFFYQDNTVKSIEQKKIQHGTWAYDEVKKILTVVDNETKEKATLKVIALAPDKCVLDYKDPEGSVLRMHMVPVK, via the coding sequence ATGTTTTTTATCATCTATGCGGCACTGGTTCCCGCCGCCCCTGTCTGTGCCCAGGAGAAAAGCGATAAAACTTTCAAAGCACTGATCTGCAAAGAATGGAAGTTGAAATTCTATGAAGAAGACGGGGAAAAATTTCCGCCCGCTCCCGATCAAAGTGGGGACAGGATGTTCTTTTATCAGGATAATACCGTAAAATCCATTGAACAAAAGAAAATACAGCATGGTACGTGGGCATATGACGAGGTCAAGAAAATATTAACGGTAGTGGATAACGAGACAAAAGAAAAAGCGACGTTGAAGGTTATTGCACTAGCGCCGGACAAGTGTGTACTGGATTATAAAGACCCTGAGGGCAGTGTTTTAAGGATGCACATGGTACCTGTTAAGTAA
- a CDS encoding TlpA disulfide reductase family protein, translated as MRKSMILTAVCCLPLSLLAQKKFTIHGKVGTLDAPAKAYLNYKNDGNDVIDSVVLRKGSFTFTGVLASPTMAVLTLKHDTVSRPRNAERDALYFYIENASITVTADEYVQRAEVKGSATNDDDRALKALQKPYRDSAKELMAKYNAATPEQRKDSVFLAPIREIMRTTQAGYDSVNRAFIATHPNSYISLITFQELELGYNFNPDTAAVKFARFPASLRESAAGKKMAAVIATSKKTQTGVMAMDFTQKDTTGKAVSLSDFRGQYVLVDFWASWCKPCRAENPNLLKAYNKYKEKNFTILGVSLDDEDGRRAWLGAVKQDRMPWTQVSDLEGFKSKAAVMYGVTAIPTNFLIDPSGKIIARNLRGEELEKKLGEIIPM; from the coding sequence ATGAGAAAAAGTATGATCCTGACAGCAGTCTGTTGCCTTCCATTAAGCCTGCTGGCGCAAAAGAAGTTTACTATCCATGGAAAGGTCGGTACGCTGGATGCTCCTGCAAAAGCTTACCTGAATTATAAAAATGATGGCAACGACGTCATAGATTCTGTAGTACTGCGGAAAGGCAGTTTCACCTTTACCGGGGTGCTTGCTTCTCCCACAATGGCGGTGCTCACCTTAAAGCACGATACCGTTAGCCGGCCAAGGAACGCAGAGCGTGATGCCCTCTATTTTTATATAGAGAATGCCAGCATTACCGTAACTGCGGACGAATATGTGCAACGCGCCGAGGTTAAAGGTTCTGCCACAAATGATGATGACAGGGCGCTCAAAGCCTTGCAGAAGCCTTACCGCGACAGCGCCAAAGAGCTGATGGCCAAATATAATGCCGCCACACCTGAACAGCGTAAAGACAGTGTTTTCCTGGCGCCTATAAGAGAAATAATGCGGACAACGCAGGCCGGATACGACAGTGTTAACCGGGCATTCATCGCAACACATCCCAACTCCTATATATCCCTGATTACCTTTCAGGAGCTGGAACTGGGCTACAATTTCAATCCTGATACGGCAGCAGTGAAGTTTGCACGCTTCCCCGCCAGCCTGCGGGAATCCGCCGCCGGGAAAAAGATGGCCGCCGTTATTGCAACCAGCAAGAAAACCCAAACGGGTGTGATGGCGATGGACTTTACCCAGAAGGATACCACCGGGAAAGCCGTTAGTCTTTCCGATTTCCGGGGTCAATACGTGCTGGTAGATTTCTGGGCATCCTGGTGCAAACCCTGCCGTGCGGAGAATCCGAATTTGCTGAAGGCTTATAACAAATACAAGGAAAAGAATTTCACCATACTGGGTGTATCGCTTGATGATGAAGACGGCAGAAGGGCCTGGCTGGGCGCCGTGAAACAGGACCGTATGCCCTGGACGCAGGTGTCTGACCTGGAAGGGTTTAAAAGCAAGGCTGCGGTGATGTATGGGGTTACGGCCATTCCTACCAACTTCCTGATAGATCCCTCCGGCAAGATCATTGCGCGGAATCTCCGTGGAGAGGAACTGGAGAAGAAACTGGGTGAGATAATTCCGATGTAA